The Candidatus Cloacimonadota bacterium sequence CTGATGGCGCTCTTATTGGTTTTGTGGACGGGCAGCGGAGCGTAGCCAACGTTGAAATTGATGGGCTGCTGGCGCATGTAGGTGATCGAGACGCTGGAGCCTTCGAACATTGCCACCGTCCCGGCCAGGAAGGCGTTCTGGCCGTCCATTTCCTTGGAGGCCTTGGCGATCTTTTCCTTGTTGACCAGGTTGAGCGTGTAATTCAGCGCTTCCAAGCCGGCCGGGCTGTTCAGCACCGGTCTGTAGTTCTCGTCCATGATGGTGCCGCCGGCCTGATGGATCAGGTTCACGAACTGCCATTCGTTCACGGTGAAGTTCGCCCCGTAGGTTTCGGCCCGGTCCTTGGTTTTGGGCGCGGTCAGTTTACGGCAGTATTCCTCAAACTCTGCCCAAGTGGCCGGGAATCGGTCTGGTTCCAGTCCGGCGCGGTAGAAGGCGTCCTTGTTATAGAAATATGCCCGCACGCTTTTGTTGAAAGGGAAGGACCATTTTTTACCCTGATAGGTGATGGATTGCATGAAGACGGGATAGAAATCCTCCAGCTCTTCCTCTGTGAAATCCGGATCGTTGGCCAGAAGGCTGTCGATGCTCACCAAGACTTCATCCTGCTGGTATTTGGCCGCCCATGATTCGAACACCTGGGCCAGATCGGGTTGCTTGCCCACCTGCAAAGAGGCGGAAAGCTTCTGCTGCAGGGCGTTGTAGCTGCTGATGGGATTGGCGATCACCTCAATGTCGTCGTGGGTTTTGTTGAATTCCACGATCATTTCGTTGAGCACGTCCCCCAGGGGTCCGCTCAAACCATGCCAGAAGCGGATCTGGACCTTGTCGGATTTAGCCGCCTGGCCACAGCCGGCCAAAAGCAAGGCCAGAAGCAGGATTAGGCTTGATACACGCCGCATTGTCTCATCCTTTTCTTAGATTGATGCCATCAACGCATCGAGAAAAAGCAGCATTATTGACCCGCGCTTTGAAGTCAACCATTTTTTCTCCACGGCCTGGCCCGGGCCCTGTCGCTGTCTGCTGAGGGAAAGCAGCTAAACCGAGCAGCTGTTGCTAAAAAAGCTCTCGTTCAAACCGGGTGGGTTAGCATGGGGGCCGATGGAAATGTTTGCCCGTTGAAATGTTCTGCCAGTGAGGCCATGAGCGCTCGCCACCATCCCTCTCCCACGCCCCACGCCAGTTCCTCGCATCAAACGCGGGTATCAGGCGGGAGGCGCGTTTGGAACCCAGGACAGGGCCTTAACGGCCAGATAGCAGCGCTTCCATCCAGGAATCTCATCCACCCGTCATCATCTGATGTCCTTGGGTGAAGCCACCCGCTTCGAAGCAAGACCTAAAAAGTCTGGAGGGCCTTAGTCATCCTAACTTTACAGGCTTGAGCATTCAAGGTTTCCGGCAGCGCCGGTATTCTGTGAAAGCCAGATCGAATCCTGTGACTGAGGTTACTGCCTCAAAGGAGATGAGTTCCCAAGCCTCGGGATCGATCACGGGAAAATGGGTGTCCCCCTCGAATTCCGCGTCGATGCGGGTGAGGTGGAGTTTGGAGGCCAGGGGCAGGAAGAGTCTGAAGATCTGAGCGCCGCCGATCACAAAACACTCATCGTCAGGGCAGTGCCGCAAACAGTCTGGAACGCCGTGGCAGACGATGGCTCCGGGTACTGTGAGCTTTTTATCGCGGCTGAGGATGATGTTCACCCGTTCGTCGAGGGTGCGGCCCAGCGACAGCCAGGTATTTTTGCCCATCAGCACAGTGTGGCCAAGGGTTTTGGCGCGGAAATACTTCAGGTCTTCGGGAATGTTCCAGGGCATGCGGTTGTCGCGGCCAATAAGGTTGTTGCTGTCGAGCGCCGCGATCACGGAGAAGCGTGGCTCAGTCAAAACGTCCCGCCTCGAAGAATCTGTCTATCGGCGGTATTCCTGCGCTCAGGGCCTCGGTGAGGGTTCCGCTGAAGATGAGAGCGCCGTCTTCAAGGAAGAAGATGCGGTCGGCCAAACGCTGGATGGAGGCCAGTTCGTGGGTCACGACCACGATGGTCATGTTCAGCTGGGTTTTCAGGTCCAGCAGCAACTCGTCCAAAGCCCTGGCGTTAAGCGGGTCCAGACCGGAAGTGGGTTCATCGCAGAAGAGGATTTCGGGGTCGAGGGCGATGGCCCTGGCCAGCGCGGCCCGTTTTCTCATTCCTCCGGAAAGTTCGGAGGGAAGCTGATACATGGCCCCGTCCAGGCGCACCAGGTTAAGTTTCGCCCGGATCACGCGTTCGATAACGCGAAGGCTGAGGCGGCTGTGCTGTTCCAGAGGGATGGCGAGGTTGTCGAACACGCTCAGCGAATTGAGCAGCGCGCCGCTCTGGAAGAGAACCCCGAAGCGGATCAGGATCTCGCGGTAGCGCGCCTCATCCATGTCTGTGAGTTCTTCGCCGCGGTATTTCACGCTGCCGGCCGTGGGCTGTTCCAGGCGCAGGATGTTCTTCAACAGAGTGGTTTTGCCGCTTCCGCTGCTGCCGAGGATCACCGCCACCTCGTTGGGCTTGATGTCCAGGTCTATATCTTTCAGGATCACGCTGTCACCATAGGCTGCCCGCAGCCCGCGGACGCTGATGAGGGGGTTCATAGATACACCAGGCTAAATACGGCGTCGGCCACGATGATCGCCAGGATCGACGCCACCACAGACCTCGTGGTGGCCCGGCCCACTCCTTCGGCCCCGCCCCGCACCTGGAAACCGTGATGCGCTGCAATGACCACGATCAGCCAGGCAAAGACCACGCTTTTGGTGTAGGTTATGAACAGTTCGGAGGGCTCCAGCACCATCAGCGTGCGCTGCAGATAGACCTGGGGGGCAATGCCCAGATGCCCTACCGCGATCAGGATGGCGCCAATTTCGGCGGCCAGAATGGAGAAGGTGACCAGGATGGGCATCATCAGGGTGAGGGCGTGAAATTTGGGCACCACCACGTAGCGGATGGGGTCCAGGGCCATCATGCGCAGGGCGTCTATCTCTTCGGAAACCTTCATGGTGGCAATCTCGGCCGTGATGGCGGAGCCGCTTCGGCCGGCCAGGATGATGGCAGTGAAGAGTGGCGAAAACTCCCGCACCAGGGCGAAGGACATCACATCGGCCACAAAAATGGCGGCGCTGAAGTTCTTCATCTGCACCCCGGTCTGCAAAGCGATGATGAAACCGATCACAAAGGATAGCAGCGCCACGATCGGCAGCGCGTCCATGCCCAGAAAAGCGCACTGTTGGGCCAGCGAACCCTTGCGCTGTTCGCGGTGGCGGAAGATGTCCACCACCGACCAAGCGAAAACGTCCGCTGCCAGCTGGAGAGCGTTTTTCGCGCTTTGCCACTCCTGCTGAACTGAGGCCCCGATCTGCTCCAGCCAACCCTGTTCGCGTGGTTTTTCTAAAGGCGGGACGCCAGGGCTGCGGAATCGGTGGATCACAGCCTGAACTTCCGGGCGAGCGGGTAAAACGTTTGCCTCCCCCTCTTGCGCAACCAGCCGCAGGATCTCTTCCCACATGGCGGTTCCCGCGCTGTCGATGCGCTCGATCCCAAGGGGGTCTATCCTTTCCACCCTTTCCTGGCGAAGGATTTTGGCAACCTCTGTGTCTACGCCGTCCAGAGCCTTCAGGGTGAAATCCCCCTCCAAATGGAGAGTGCCAGCGTCGAAGCGAATTCCGGCCATGATCAGTAGAACAGCGAAAGCCTCAGATAGCTGCCGTAATCGTAAACCACCCAGTCCTTTCGGGACCTGTCATACTGCACGTTCAACCTCAGGTCCAGCGAGATGTTGCGGTAGATGCGGAAATTGATCCGGTTCTCGCTTTCGAAGCGGACGCTGCGGTCCTCGGTGCTGAGGGGAAAGAGGAGGTCGATGGAGGAGTTCACGCGGATGAAATCGAGGATGTTGACCGCGGAGAGCACCAAAGTGCTTTCCAGGCCGTGAAAAGCCTGGTTCGGCTGTTCGCGGTAGATGTCGTAGATGTTGGTGTCGGAGGGATCCTGGCTGGGTCCGGTGGCGCTGAAGACGTAGTATCCGTCGTTGATCTCCTGCTGCCAGCCGTAGCCGAAGCGCAGGCTCAGCGAAGCGCGGGGGCCGAAAACGAGGCGGTAAGTGATCCCCGTTCCTTCCTTCAGGCGCATGGGGAAGAAGGGTCTTTTCGTCTGCAGCCTCACCTGATCCTGCAAGGTAACGGAGTCATCCTCAGCGGATACGAGGATCAAGTCCTTCAGTTGCGAAAAATGCGCGAACTCCCGGAAGAAATGGGTTTGCACGTCGCCGCGGGCGTAGAAGGAGAAATTGCGCAGGGCACGGCTGCTTTCCCAGGGAGTGAGCAGCAGGACGTTTTTTAGGGAATAGGCGTCGGAACTCACGCGCAGATCGGAAAAATCAGCGCTGCTGAGGCCCAGATCATAATTGCTGCGCAAGGTGTAGAGGGTGAAGGGGAAAGTGGCGTCCACCGCGTTTTCCAGCTGCCCGGTGACGGTGAGTCCCACGAAGGGATGGGCGGGGTCCGCCTCGTTGTTCCCGGCCAGGCTCAAATTGCCGTGCATGGCGCCTTTGTGCACCACGGGGCGGTCACGCACCACGGGTTCCTCACCCAGGACGCCTGCCCCCAACAGAATGTTTCCCTCTCCGGAAGGGTCAACCACCAAGGTTAGGATCCGGCTGTCGCCTTTGGCCAGATCGATGGTGGTGAAGTCCTCCAGTTCGGTCCAGGTGCCTCCGCCCAGTTTGACCATGTAAGTGCCGGGAGGGAGGATCCAAACCTTGTCCGGCTGACCCAGGTCATCATCGCCGATGCTGGTGCCGGGTCCCAGGGGATAGTATTCGAATTTGCCCACTTCTTTCACCCAGACGTCGTAGGGCAGGCGCACCCGGTTGTTGTTCCCGTCGATGATCTTCACGCTCAGTTCGGCCCACTGCCCGCTCACCACGGTGCGCATCTTGGGCAGTACCTCCACTTCCAGCGGGATGTTCTGGCTTTCACCGATGGTGATGCTGTAGCGCCCGGGCGGGAGGGGCAGTTCCTTGTTGAATTCGCCGTCATTGCGGGAAACTTCGTTATCCAGGCCATGCACATTGTATCGGATGAGGTCGTCGGTGTCCGTGCCGAGCGTGAGCAGCAATTCTCCGTGCGAGTTGGCAAGGTTGGCTGGGGGCAGGTCCTCCAGGGTGAAAATGTCCTGGCTTGTTGTCTGCAGGGTTGCCAGTGCCACCTGGTCCTGTCCGCCGCTCAGGAAATTGCGGCATTTGGCCGCGAACACGTCCGTTTCCTGCATCAGCAGTTCGTTGTAGCTCTGGATCAGATAGACCATGCTGGCGTCGGGCAAGGGCTTGTAGCGTTCCGCTTTATAGCTGAGGAGGATCTTTTGAGTGTTGGAATCCCTAAGGAAAAATTCCATCCGCAGATAGGCGCGGGCATCTTTTGCCTCGATCTTTTCCAGGTTCAGAACCTTGGTCTCTAAAAAGTAGTCGGGATCAAACTCACCCGTGGTGCGGTCGACCTGGCTGAAGATGCGGTAGGCTCGCAGCCGTTGCACGATCAGGTCTGGAATGGCGTCGTTCAGCCGGCTGGCCCAAAGATGGTCCGGCAGATAATGTACCCGGGAGAAGTTTTCCTTAACCACCAGCTGGCTTTTAGTGTAGGCCCGGCCCACTTCCGCGTCCAGCACCTCCAGGGATTGGGGGAAGGGCTGAGACATGCGCAGAGCTGGGTTTTCATTTCCCTCCCTGTATTCCAGCACGTAGTAGTTCGGACGCAGCCGTTCAGAATTCCAGGCGCATCCAGTCACTGTCAGCACGGCGGCCAGGATGCCCAGCCACAAACAATTCTTGATCACGCGCTCCTCCCTTTAGTTTCCCCGCAGGATCAGGGCGGGTTGGTCAGATATTTGCCGGGCGAAATCGTTGAGGTTTTCGCTGGCTTCGCGCAGGTTTTCCAAGGTCTCGTTCAGGTTCACCCGGTTGCGGATCAGGGTCCGGTCGATATTGGTGATCAGGTTTCCGGCCTTGTTCACGGTTACAGTGAGTTCCTCGGCCAGGTCGGAGATGTTGGCTTCGTTGAGTTTGGCCGTGAGAGTGTTCAGGTTGTTCACCAGAGTGTCCATTTCCGCCGAGGCCAGGATCTGGTTCACGCGGTCCATGGCGGTGTTGATCTTCAGGCTCACTGTGGCGATGTCCCGGGTGGTCATAAGGATCAGGGAATCGGAGTTGGCGCCGATCTTTCCCAGTTGCAGCCTGGTATCGGTGAGCAGCAGATTGGTTGAGCGATTGATCTCAGCGATGCTTTTATCCAGGTTGGCGCTGATGGAGGCCAGTTGTTTGCCCAGGTCGTTGGTGAGGGCTTCCAGGCTGGTGCGGGTGGAAAGGGTCAGGCTGTCCAGGCTGGATGAGCTGCGGTCGCCTATCCTCTGGATATTACGGGAGGCCACGGTGGATATGGAATCCAGGTTCGCGGTCAGGTTGTCCGCGATGCGGTCGAAGCTTCCGCCCGCGCCCTCAGTAAAACCCTGGGCGGATTGGGTGATCCGGTTCAGGCTATTCAGGGTGGTGGAAAGCTTGGCGCGGGTTTCGCTGATCAGGCTGCTGGTTTCGGAGAGGA is a genomic window containing:
- a CDS encoding ABC transporter substrate-binding protein, which translates into the protein MRRVSSLILLLALLLAGCGQAAKSDKVQIRFWHGLSGPLGDVLNEMIVEFNKTHDDIEVIANPISSYNALQQKLSASLQVGKQPDLAQVFESWAAKYQQDEVLVSIDSLLANDPDFTEEELEDFYPVFMQSITYQGKKWSFPFNKSVRAYFYNKDAFYRAGLEPDRFPATWAEFEEYCRKLTAPKTKDRAETYGANFTVNEWQFVNLIHQAGGTIMDENYRPVLNSPAGLEALNYTLNLVNKEKIAKASKEMDGQNAFLAGTVAMFEGSSVSITYMRQQPINFNVGYAPLPVHKTNKSAISGANIVIFKSGDPKKEKAAWEFIKWFTDTEQTAKWSARTCYMPLRKSAMQSKTIVDFLNTFPQFRGIYAQLDNAVFEPQHPAWFVGRDELKKALEKAKEGMLSPQAALDEAAAKLQEAIDREAGS
- a CDS encoding dihydrofolate reductase, encoding MTEPRFSVIAALDSNNLIGRDNRMPWNIPEDLKYFRAKTLGHTVLMGKNTWLSLGRTLDERVNIILSRDKKLTVPGAIVCHGVPDCLRHCPDDECFVIGGAQIFRLFLPLASKLHLTRIDAEFEGDTHFPVIDPEAWELISFEAVTSVTGFDLAFTEYRRCRKP
- a CDS encoding ATP-binding cassette domain-containing protein, with translation MNPLISVRGLRAAYGDSVILKDIDLDIKPNEVAVILGSSGSGKTTLLKNILRLEQPTAGSVKYRGEELTDMDEARYREILIRFGVLFQSGALLNSLSVFDNLAIPLEQHSRLSLRVIERVIRAKLNLVRLDGAMYQLPSELSGGMRKRAALARAIALDPEILFCDEPTSGLDPLNARALDELLLDLKTQLNMTIVVVTHELASIQRLADRIFFLEDGALIFSGTLTEALSAGIPPIDRFFEAGRFD
- a CDS encoding ABC transporter permease, giving the protein MERIDPLGIERIDSAGTAMWEEILRLVAQEGEANVLPARPEVQAVIHRFRSPGVPPLEKPREQGWLEQIGASVQQEWQSAKNALQLAADVFAWSVVDIFRHREQRKGSLAQQCAFLGMDALPIVALLSFVIGFIIALQTGVQMKNFSAAIFVADVMSFALVREFSPLFTAIILAGRSGSAITAEIATMKVSEEIDALRMMALDPIRYVVVPKFHALTLMMPILVTFSILAAEIGAILIAVGHLGIAPQVYLQRTLMVLEPSELFITYTKSVVFAWLIVVIAAHHGFQVRGGAEGVGRATTRSVVASILAIIVADAVFSLVYL
- a CDS encoding ABC-type transport auxiliary lipoprotein family protein, producing MIKNCLWLGILAAVLTVTGCAWNSERLRPNYYVLEYREGNENPALRMSQPFPQSLEVLDAEVGRAYTKSQLVVKENFSRVHYLPDHLWASRLNDAIPDLIVQRLRAYRIFSQVDRTTGEFDPDYFLETKVLNLEKIEAKDARAYLRMEFFLRDSNTQKILLSYKAERYKPLPDASMVYLIQSYNELLMQETDVFAAKCRNFLSGGQDQVALATLQTTSQDIFTLEDLPPANLANSHGELLLTLGTDTDDLIRYNVHGLDNEVSRNDGEFNKELPLPPGRYSITIGESQNIPLEVEVLPKMRTVVSGQWAELSVKIIDGNNNRVRLPYDVWVKEVGKFEYYPLGPGTSIGDDDLGQPDKVWILPPGTYMVKLGGGTWTELEDFTTIDLAKGDSRILTLVVDPSGEGNILLGAGVLGEEPVVRDRPVVHKGAMHGNLSLAGNNEADPAHPFVGLTVTGQLENAVDATFPFTLYTLRSNYDLGLSSADFSDLRVSSDAYSLKNVLLLTPWESSRALRNFSFYARGDVQTHFFREFAHFSQLKDLILVSAEDDSVTLQDQVRLQTKRPFFPMRLKEGTGITYRLVFGPRASLSLRFGYGWQQEINDGYYVFSATGPSQDPSDTNIYDIYREQPNQAFHGLESTLVLSAVNILDFIRVNSSIDLLFPLSTEDRSVRFESENRINFRIYRNISLDLRLNVQYDRSRKDWVVYDYGSYLRLSLFY
- a CDS encoding MlaD family protein produces the protein MAAKSARIRLGIFVLTGIALIGLFFALVIGKQLTLKRETYFLRFTNQSVFGLQAGASVYYRGIPIGIVDKVAIDPKDVQSVILTLGIDPGTPLKEDSEAVLVYVGITGTKAVEIRGGTNGAKNLKPGSFIKTGATELDEISGKAVSIVDKVDRIASNLDQLTAEENQANLASILSETSSLISETRAKLSTTLNSLNRITQSAQGFTEGAGGSFDRIADNLTANLDSISTVASRNIQRIGDRSSSSLDSLTLSTRTSLEALTNDLGKQLASISANLDKSIAEINRSTNLLLTDTRLQLGKIGANSDSLILMTTRDIATVSLKINTAMDRVNQILASAEMDTLVNNLNTLTAKLNEANISDLAEELTVTVNKAGNLITNIDRTLIRNRVNLNETLENLREASENLNDFARQISDQPALILRGN